The following are encoded together in the Fundulus heteroclitus isolate FHET01 chromosome 19, MU-UCD_Fhet_4.1, whole genome shotgun sequence genome:
- the txlnbb gene encoding taxilin beta b, with the protein MEACQESGPAPTGPGASPADDGHIDLTEDLAQQLEDIISTYHEAQIPAEPEDTEEVTAAKEPDARKDQKLEKKMLKNLGKDAMLLMQSLNKLDSPEQKLEAVIKKHAELLEEHRSDQKQMKTLQKKLLQVMKEKDQLQSEHSRAVLARSKLEGLCRELQRHNKTLKEETLQRCREDDLKRKEITTHFQGTLTEIQAQIEEHSSRNTKLCQENSALAEKLKALIAQYDQREANLEKVFKHRDLKEKLLETKLEQANLFLKEAEGKHKLEKELLLKQVAEYKVQLNGLREQESDMRTQLDMYSKKFDEFQGTVSKSSSVYSSFKQDMDKMAKKMKKLEKECHSWKTRFDNCNKSLVDMVADRTIKEKEFELLTVKNQKLESLCRALQEQRKSLSEKVQGAQPDVHNPEQEQREGSEVQEAPRDQKEDDLAQNTGNPVSAGAPALSSPLTEALAKLKAEQALLKEIAGSFTISHTAPTESADSQSQGLSGSIQEPEEKPAEESKNQDAHEYQNQEQRDREMETVD; encoded by the exons ATGGAGGCTTGTCAGGAGAGCGGCCCCGCCCCCACCGGTCCTGGAGCGTCTCCGGCCGACGATGGCCACATTGACCTGACAGAGGACCTGGCCCAACAGCTGGAGGACATCATTAGCACCTACCATGAAGCCCAGATTCCAGCTGAGCCAGAGGACACAGAGGAGGTCACAGCTGCCAAAGAGCCAGACGCCCGCAAGGACCAGAAACTGGAGAAGAAAATGCTCAAAAATCtag GTAAGGACGCCATGCTTCTAATGCAAAGTTTGAACAAACTCGACTCTCCGGAGCAGAAGCTGGAAGCCGTCATTAAGAAGCACGCAGAGCTG CTGGAGGAGCATCGCAGTGATCAGAAGCAGATGAAGACTCTGCAAAAGAAGCTGCTCCAAGTGATGAAGGAGAAGGACCAGCTGCAGAGCGAGCACAGCCGGGCAGTGCTGGCTCGCAGCAAACTGGAGGGGCTCTGCAGGGAGCTGCAAAGACACAACAAGACCTTAAAG gaggagacgcTGCAGAGGTGCAGGGAAGACGACTTAAAGAGGAAGGAGATCACCACCCATTTCCAGGGGACTCTGACCGAGATCCAAGCCCAGATAGAGGAGCACAGCAGCCGCAACACCAAGCTGTGCCAGGAGAACAGCGCCCTGGCAGAAAAACTCAAGGCCCTCATTGCACAATACGACCAGCGAGAGGCG AACCTGGAAAAGGTGTTCAAGCACAGAGACCTGAAGGAAAAGCTGCTGGAGACCAAGCTTGAGCAGGCGAACCTGTTCCTGAAGGAGGCCGAGGGGAAGCACAAGCTGGAGAAAGAGCTT CTGCTTAAACAAGTGGCAGAGTACAAGGTGCAGCTGAATGGCCTGAGGGAGCAGGAAAGTGACATGAGGACTCAG CTGGACATGTACTCCAAAAAGTTTGATGAGTTCCAGGGTACGGTGTCAAAGAGCAGCAGCGTCTACAGCAGCTTCAAGCAGGACATGGACAAA atGGCTAAGAAAATGAAGAAGCTGGAGAAAGAGTGCCATTCATGGAAGACTCGCTTTGACAACTGCAACAAGAGTCTCGTTGACATGGTGGCTGAT AGAACGATCAAAGAAAAAGAGTTTGAGCTTCTCACCGTCAAGAACCAGAAGCTCGAGAGTCTTTGCAGGGCTTTGCAGGAGCAAAGAAAGAGCCTATCTGAGAAGGTGCAGGGAGCTCAGCCAGACGTACACAATCCTGAACAAGAGCAAAGGGAAGGCAGCGAGGTGCAGGAGGCTCCCAGAGACCAAAAAGAGGATGATCTAGCTCAGAACACAGGAAACCCCGTCTCTGCTGGAGCACCAGCCCTCTCCTCTCCGCTGACCGAGGCACTGGCTAAGCTGAAGGCTGAGCAGGCTCTTCTGAAAGAGATCGCTGGTTCTTTCACAATATCTCACACGGCGCCTACAGAATCAGCAGATAGTCAGTCACAAGGACTCTCTGGGAGCATCCAAGAGCCAGAGGAGAAACCGGCGGAGGAGAGCAAAAACCAAGACGCCCATGAGTATCAAAATCAAGAACAGAGAGATCGGGAGATGGAGACAGTTGATTAA